Proteins encoded within one genomic window of Acidithiobacillus sp. AMEEHan:
- the tilS gene encoding tRNA lysidine(34) synthetase TilS — MALPEPEKELRQKLFFDWQLSPEQRFFLACSGGADSTALLHAAHALALRVEVLHVNHNWHPDSARWAEHVATLAAGYGYPCRILDLPAKQGGEGPEDRARRGRYLLFADQMRAGDWLLSAQHQDDQAETMLLQLLRGAGVDGLAAMPERRRLGAGTLARPFLELTRASLRQYLRQRGIRWLEDPANNELRYARARLRERIWPLLHELGWPQASRVITRSAANIADQLAVEDAWYAQQAMLCWPDGEIARVLSVDFLEQWAPALQRVFLRRWLRDLGMDAPDRQSLERLRQLFAPSQGGRRVELPNLHAWRQGQKVQIWQHFPSHEIPAQEWKPLAPCGQGDGFRWCWEQPVRAAQGLREGAVIIGGAELQGRTLRWTKRQAGAHYRNSAGHRRPLKKFLLEVGVPPFLRDDVSILYSDTDEILWIPGFYLRKSALHGTEVLWVDLIHPTGNPGDGTDPGEMLRTRSWRYWRALS; from the coding sequence TTGGCGCTGCCTGAGCCGGAGAAAGAACTACGGCAGAAACTGTTTTTCGACTGGCAGCTCTCCCCAGAGCAACGCTTTTTTCTTGCCTGCAGTGGTGGCGCCGATTCCACCGCCCTGCTGCACGCTGCGCACGCGCTGGCCTTGCGCGTCGAGGTTCTCCACGTCAACCACAATTGGCACCCAGACAGCGCACGCTGGGCAGAGCACGTGGCCACACTGGCGGCTGGGTATGGCTACCCTTGTCGCATCCTCGACCTGCCGGCAAAACAGGGAGGCGAGGGTCCGGAGGATCGCGCTCGCCGCGGTCGCTACCTCCTCTTCGCCGACCAGATGCGCGCAGGCGACTGGCTGCTGAGTGCCCAGCATCAGGACGATCAGGCGGAGACCATGCTGTTGCAGCTCCTGCGCGGCGCCGGCGTCGACGGACTGGCGGCCATGCCGGAGCGGCGTCGTCTGGGGGCAGGTACCCTGGCAAGACCTTTTTTGGAGCTGACACGGGCCTCGCTGCGCCAGTATTTACGTCAGCGGGGCATCCGCTGGCTGGAAGACCCTGCCAATAACGAATTACGCTACGCCCGGGCGCGTCTGCGCGAAAGGATATGGCCACTGTTACACGAACTTGGCTGGCCGCAGGCGTCGCGCGTCATCACCCGCAGCGCCGCCAACATCGCCGACCAACTGGCCGTGGAGGACGCCTGGTACGCCCAGCAGGCCATGCTGTGTTGGCCCGATGGCGAAATCGCGCGAGTCTTGTCTGTAGACTTTTTGGAGCAGTGGGCACCAGCCCTGCAGCGAGTCTTTCTGCGCCGCTGGCTCCGCGACCTGGGGATGGATGCCCCGGACCGGCAGTCCCTGGAGCGACTCCGGCAACTATTTGCCCCATCCCAAGGCGGCAGGCGGGTGGAACTCCCGAATCTCCACGCCTGGCGTCAGGGACAGAAAGTTCAAATCTGGCAACACTTTCCCAGCCATGAAATTCCTGCTCAGGAGTGGAAACCGCTGGCCCCTTGCGGACAGGGCGATGGCTTTCGCTGGTGCTGGGAACAGCCAGTAAGAGCAGCGCAAGGGCTCCGTGAAGGCGCGGTAATCATCGGCGGTGCAGAACTGCAAGGACGCACGCTGCGCTGGACCAAGCGGCAAGCCGGTGCACACTATCGAAACTCCGCCGGCCATCGGCGTCCTCTCAAAAAATTCCTTCTGGAGGTTGGCGTTCCCCCCTTCCTGCGCGACGACGTATCCATTCTGTATTCGGACACGGATGAAATCCTGTGGATTCCCGGCTTTTACCTGCGCAAGTCGGCTCTGCATGGCACAGAAGTCCTTTGGGTAGACCTTATTCACCCGACGGGGAATCCGGGAGACGGCACAGATCCTGGGGAAATGCTGCGTACTAGGTCCTGGCGATATTGGAGAGCGCTTTCCTGA
- a CDS encoding acetyl-CoA carboxylase carboxyltransferase subunit alpha — MKLQYLDFEQPIAELEGKVEELKALNQPGIQEDIKRLESKARKELQRLYGKLTAWQTVQVARHPQRPYTLDYVHALFTDVEVLAGDRAYADDAAIVGGLARFQGQAILWIGQQKGRDTKEKIQRNFGMPRPEGYRKALRLMRLAERFRLPVLTFIDTPGAYPGIGAEERGQSEAIARNLAVMSDLAVPIISLVIGEGGSGGALAIGVGDRLLMLEYSVYSVISPEGCASILWKDAAKAAEAAETLGITARRLQSLGLVDEVIDEPLGGAHRNVQLVYENVAASLAQHLQELRGLETSRLLSHRYERLMHYGVVGAA, encoded by the coding sequence GTGAAACTGCAATATCTCGACTTTGAACAACCCATCGCCGAACTCGAGGGAAAAGTAGAGGAACTCAAGGCGCTCAATCAACCGGGCATTCAGGAGGACATCAAGCGTCTGGAGAGCAAGGCGCGCAAGGAGTTGCAACGGCTCTACGGTAAATTGACCGCCTGGCAGACCGTACAGGTAGCGCGTCATCCGCAGCGCCCGTACACCCTGGACTATGTTCACGCGCTGTTTACCGACGTAGAAGTTCTCGCTGGTGATCGCGCCTATGCCGATGATGCCGCCATCGTCGGCGGACTTGCGCGCTTCCAGGGGCAGGCCATCCTCTGGATCGGTCAACAAAAGGGGCGGGATACTAAGGAAAAGATCCAACGCAATTTCGGTATGCCGCGTCCAGAGGGCTATCGCAAGGCTCTGCGCCTGATGCGCCTGGCGGAGCGCTTTCGCCTGCCAGTATTGACCTTTATCGACACCCCCGGCGCCTATCCCGGTATCGGTGCCGAAGAGCGCGGCCAGAGCGAAGCCATCGCTCGTAATTTGGCAGTCATGTCCGATCTCGCCGTACCCATCATCTCTCTGGTCATCGGGGAAGGAGGTTCTGGTGGTGCACTGGCCATTGGTGTCGGTGATCGTCTACTGATGCTCGAATATAGCGTCTATTCGGTCATTTCGCCGGAGGGCTGTGCCTCGATTTTATGGAAAGACGCGGCCAAGGCTGCGGAAGCGGCGGAAACCCTGGGCATCACTGCACGCCGCCTGCAGTCCCTCGGCCTCGTCGACGAAGTGATCGACGAACCCCTCGGTGGCGCCCACCGTAATGTACAACTCGTGTATGAGAACGTCGCTGCGAGTTTGGCGCAGCACCTACAGGAATTACGGGGTTTGGAAACTTCGCGCCTCCTCAGCCATCGCTACGAACGTCTGATGCACTATGGTGTCGTTGGCGCTGCCTGA
- the dnaE gene encoding DNA polymerase III subunit alpha has protein sequence MSTDFVHLHVHSEYSLEDGIIPVKKLVQRCAEQGMSAVAITDHGNLFALVKFYNAARAQGIKPIIGAELWLQGDGVDGGSSLVLLCRNRDGFRALSHLLSRAFLEGLQDGKARIQRSWLEQEDRAGLIALSAAGQGEIGQLLLREPARAQSLARHYQELFPDAFYLEVQRNGEAEQDALNEATIALALELDLPLVATNNAHFLDAEDFPAFDARQCIAAGYTLNDERRPRRFTPEHRLPSASEMLARFADLPEACANTVEIAKRCNLTLTLGQYTLPDFPTPDGSPIEVYFRKAAEQGLAERLQSLGISGEGAIPYRERLLREVDVILQMGFPGYFLIVADFIQWAKDHGVPVGPGRGSGAGSLVAYALRITDLDPIANALLFERFLNPERVSMPDFDVDFCMDQRDRVIQYVAEKYGRDRVGQIITFGTMKARAVVRDVGRVLNLPYGFVDQLAKLVPGDLGMTLAKALEESEELRRRQQEEDDVRELLDIALRLEGLPRHASTHAGGVVISPEPLSDRLPLFTDGSESGGNVTQLDKDDVEKMGLVKFDFLGLRTLTIIDIALRGINAERAAAGQGPLDMAKLPLDDAATFAQLKSTDTVAVFQLESSGMRDLIRRLQPDNFGDIVALVALFRPGPLQSGMVDDFIARKHGKAKVVYPHPLLEPILKETYGVIVYQEQVMQCAQVLANYSLGGADLLRRAMGKKKPEEMAKQREIFLAGAAKNGIEVHQATAIFDLMEKFAEYGFNKSHSAAYALVSYQTAYLKTHYPRHFMAAVLTADMDHTDKVVAMISECRRMGMSILPPCIQRSELVFRPEGNGLRYGLGAIKGLGRGAVEAIVDARRAGGEFQDFYDFLCRLDGQRVNRRSLEALIKAGALDAFRLPRAQLLASLDRFLEAAQQQQRQDASAQCSLFDMETQEQRTIPTLVSADVDDRDRLAGEREVLGFYLSDHPLRVVRADLHALGVQELAQITAGESVFVAGMVVARRSMRTKRGDRMLFLTLEDESGRAEAVVFAETWRQFNGQIADDEPLLLLAEASEDSYSGGLRLTAQRLLRWEEARAALARLVVLHIDASPLSIAKLPELLLAHPGDCQVRIALTVADGQARAILDCPQGISASPEFRSELDALLDPDRQEWQYAPPMNLLANVVSLRDERQRRQRTA, from the coding sequence ATGAGCACAGATTTCGTCCATCTGCATGTGCATTCGGAATATTCGCTGGAAGATGGGATCATCCCCGTCAAGAAACTGGTGCAACGTTGCGCCGAACAAGGAATGTCGGCAGTCGCCATCACCGATCACGGCAATCTCTTTGCCCTGGTCAAATTTTACAATGCCGCCCGCGCCCAGGGCATCAAACCGATCATCGGCGCGGAACTCTGGCTGCAGGGCGATGGCGTCGACGGCGGCAGCAGCCTGGTGCTGCTGTGTCGCAATCGCGATGGCTTTCGTGCCCTGAGTCACCTGCTCAGCCGAGCGTTTCTGGAAGGACTGCAAGACGGCAAGGCGCGGATCCAGCGTTCCTGGCTGGAGCAAGAGGATCGCGCTGGCTTGATTGCCCTATCGGCGGCAGGACAGGGTGAGATTGGCCAGCTTCTGCTGCGCGAGCCGGCGCGTGCGCAATCTCTTGCCCGACACTATCAGGAACTCTTTCCGGATGCCTTTTATCTCGAAGTTCAGCGCAATGGCGAAGCCGAGCAAGATGCCTTGAATGAGGCAACGATTGCCTTGGCGTTGGAACTGGATCTGCCGCTGGTCGCCACCAACAATGCCCATTTTCTCGACGCCGAAGACTTTCCCGCTTTTGACGCTCGACAATGCATTGCTGCTGGATACACTCTGAACGATGAGCGTCGCCCGCGGCGTTTCACGCCGGAACATCGCCTGCCCAGTGCTAGCGAGATGTTGGCACGCTTTGCCGACCTCCCTGAGGCCTGTGCCAATACGGTGGAGATTGCCAAACGCTGTAATCTGACCTTGACCCTCGGCCAATATACGCTGCCGGATTTCCCCACCCCCGACGGCAGTCCCATCGAGGTTTACTTCCGTAAGGCGGCAGAGCAGGGGCTGGCGGAGCGGCTGCAGAGCCTGGGCATCTCGGGTGAGGGGGCCATACCCTATCGTGAGCGGCTCCTGCGCGAAGTCGACGTCATCCTGCAGATGGGCTTTCCTGGCTATTTTCTCATCGTTGCCGACTTCATCCAGTGGGCGAAGGATCACGGCGTTCCCGTGGGCCCCGGGCGTGGGTCCGGGGCAGGCTCGCTGGTCGCCTACGCCCTCCGAATCACCGATCTCGATCCCATCGCCAATGCCCTTTTGTTCGAGCGCTTTCTCAACCCGGAGCGGGTCTCCATGCCCGATTTCGACGTCGATTTCTGCATGGACCAACGCGACCGCGTGATTCAGTATGTCGCGGAAAAATACGGCCGCGATCGGGTAGGGCAGATCATCACCTTCGGTACCATGAAGGCGCGGGCGGTGGTACGCGACGTGGGCCGGGTGCTCAATCTGCCTTATGGCTTTGTCGACCAGCTCGCCAAGCTGGTGCCCGGCGATTTGGGGATGACCCTGGCCAAGGCCCTCGAAGAATCCGAGGAGTTGCGACGTCGGCAGCAGGAAGAAGACGATGTGCGAGAACTGCTGGATATCGCTTTGCGTCTGGAGGGGCTGCCGCGCCACGCCTCCACCCACGCCGGCGGGGTGGTGATCTCTCCTGAGCCCCTATCCGACCGACTGCCACTGTTTACCGACGGTTCGGAGAGTGGTGGCAATGTTACCCAGCTTGACAAGGATGATGTCGAGAAAATGGGGCTGGTGAAATTCGACTTTTTGGGACTGCGCACCCTGACCATCATCGATATTGCCCTGCGCGGCATCAATGCGGAGCGCGCCGCGGCAGGGCAGGGGCCCCTCGACATGGCCAAGCTGCCACTCGATGACGCCGCCACTTTTGCACAACTCAAATCTACCGACACGGTAGCGGTGTTTCAGCTCGAATCTTCGGGCATGCGTGATCTCATCCGCCGCCTGCAGCCCGACAACTTTGGCGACATCGTCGCGCTGGTGGCCCTGTTCCGCCCCGGACCCCTGCAATCCGGCATGGTCGATGACTTCATCGCGCGTAAACATGGTAAGGCCAAGGTCGTCTATCCTCATCCTCTGCTCGAGCCGATCCTCAAGGAAACCTATGGGGTGATCGTCTATCAGGAACAAGTGATGCAGTGCGCCCAGGTGCTGGCCAACTATTCCCTCGGTGGTGCGGATCTGCTGCGCCGCGCCATGGGCAAGAAGAAGCCGGAGGAAATGGCCAAGCAGCGCGAGATCTTCCTGGCGGGAGCGGCGAAGAATGGCATCGAGGTGCATCAGGCCACAGCAATCTTCGACCTGATGGAAAAGTTCGCGGAGTACGGTTTCAACAAATCGCACTCGGCCGCCTACGCGCTGGTCTCTTACCAGACCGCCTATCTCAAAACCCATTATCCACGACATTTCATGGCCGCCGTGTTGACTGCTGACATGGACCATACCGATAAGGTGGTGGCTATGATCAGCGAATGCCGACGGATGGGGATGAGCATTTTGCCACCCTGTATACAGCGCAGTGAACTCGTGTTCCGACCGGAAGGGAACGGACTTCGCTATGGCTTGGGAGCCATCAAGGGCTTGGGTCGGGGTGCCGTGGAGGCCATCGTCGACGCCCGCAGGGCGGGTGGTGAGTTTCAGGATTTCTACGATTTTTTGTGTCGGCTGGATGGCCAGCGGGTCAATCGACGCAGTCTCGAGGCCTTGATCAAGGCGGGTGCTTTGGATGCCTTTCGACTGCCAAGAGCGCAATTGCTGGCCTCTCTAGACCGCTTCCTGGAGGCAGCGCAACAGCAGCAGCGCCAGGATGCCAGCGCGCAATGCAGCCTCTTTGATATGGAGACTCAGGAGCAGCGAACGATCCCAACACTGGTGTCCGCAGATGTCGACGATCGTGATCGTTTGGCGGGCGAGCGCGAGGTCCTCGGTTTCTATCTGAGCGATCACCCGCTGCGTGTCGTCCGCGCCGACTTGCACGCGCTTGGCGTCCAAGAGCTCGCCCAGATTACCGCTGGCGAGTCGGTCTTCGTCGCCGGCATGGTGGTGGCCCGTCGCAGCATGCGCACCAAGCGCGGCGATCGCATGTTGTTTCTTACCCTGGAAGATGAAAGCGGGCGCGCCGAGGCCGTGGTATTCGCGGAAACCTGGCGGCAGTTCAATGGCCAGATCGCCGACGATGAGCCTCTGTTGCTTCTCGCCGAGGCCAGTGAAGACAGTTACTCTGGAGGCCTGCGACTGACCGCCCAACGTCTGCTGCGCTGGGAAGAAGCCCGGGCGGCTTTGGCACGCCTTGTCGTATTGCACATCGACGCTTCGCCACTCAGCATCGCGAAACTTCCAGAATTGCTGCTGGCGCACCCCGGCGACTGCCAAGTGCGCATCGCGCTGACGGTGGCTGACGGGCAGGCGCGAGCGATTCTCGATTGTCCGCAAGGAATCTCTGCCAGCCCCGAGTTTCGCAGCGAACTCGATGCCCTGCTCGACCCCGATCGGCAAGAGTGGCAATATGCCCCTCCAATGAATCTGCTTGCCAATGTTGTCTCTCTGCGCGATGAGCGGCAGCGGCGACAGCGCACGGCCTGA
- a CDS encoding ribonuclease HII codes for MMEHWGGDVAGVDEAGRGPLAGPVMVAAVILARPIAGLRDSKKLRPQQRERLAQQIRAEARAWVVASAGTWEIERDNILAATLQAMDRALRALPIRPRHIVVDGNRVLPQWQAEAMVGGDDRVDAVSAASILAKVARDREMTLLDRQYPLYGFGRHQAYGTAVHLEALRRFGATPIHRRSFAPVARILEERK; via the coding sequence ATGATGGAGCATTGGGGCGGAGACGTCGCCGGCGTTGATGAGGCGGGAAGGGGACCATTGGCAGGACCGGTCATGGTCGCGGCGGTGATTCTGGCGCGTCCGATAGCGGGCCTGCGTGACTCGAAAAAGCTGCGCCCGCAACAAAGAGAGCGGCTGGCGCAGCAGATCCGTGCCGAGGCGCGTGCCTGGGTCGTCGCGTCTGCCGGCACCTGGGAGATCGAACGCGACAATATCCTCGCTGCCACCCTGCAGGCCATGGATCGCGCCTTGCGCGCGCTGCCGATTCGTCCGCGGCACATCGTCGTGGACGGCAACCGTGTCTTGCCGCAGTGGCAGGCGGAGGCTATGGTAGGAGGCGATGATCGCGTGGATGCTGTCTCTGCCGCGAGTATCCTCGCCAAGGTTGCGCGGGACCGGGAGATGACCTTGCTGGATCGCCAATATCCTCTCTATGGGTTTGGCCGTCATCAGGCGTATGGTACCGCCGTGCATCTGGAGGCACTGCGACGTTTTGGAGCAACCCCCATACACCGCCGCAGTTTTGCGCCGGTAGCACGAATACTGGAAGAAAGAAAATGA
- the lpxB gene encoding lipid-A-disaccharide synthase codes for MNRTFLIAIERSGESLGLDLLTRCRAAGIEVQWEGVVGSRLQAAGVRNIADGEVLGVMGLVEVLRHYGSLRRLFRQVRDYLQRERPDAVLLIDHPAFNLRVAREAKRLGIRVLYVVGPQIWAWRQGRIRQIRERIDEIFLLFPFERPLYEQAGVSAQLLPHPLLAQTAAAPSKEEARRKLCLQNAPILALLPGSRRSELQRLAAPMAQAAQLWLQAHPEWQIVVALAREELRPLWRERAGPLAGQIQEVCGQSTELLAAADRVLVASGTATLETALLGRPAVVLYAMQPLTFAVAKRLVRVPHIALPNILLQRKVYPELLQSEITPERVVKELENLPIAEQEQALKPLRGLLQGDDSDSIVAALRRILLGQE; via the coding sequence ATGAACAGAACCTTCCTCATTGCGATCGAGCGTTCAGGAGAAAGCCTGGGCCTTGATCTTCTGACGCGTTGCCGGGCGGCAGGGATCGAAGTGCAATGGGAAGGCGTGGTGGGAAGCCGTCTGCAAGCGGCCGGTGTGCGCAATATCGCCGATGGCGAAGTGCTGGGGGTGATGGGCCTGGTGGAGGTACTGCGTCACTATGGCAGCCTGCGGCGCCTGTTTCGGCAGGTCCGCGACTACCTGCAACGTGAACGTCCGGATGCGGTGCTGCTGATCGATCACCCCGCCTTCAATCTGCGTGTCGCCCGGGAGGCCAAGCGCCTGGGGATCCGTGTGCTCTATGTGGTTGGTCCACAAATCTGGGCCTGGCGGCAGGGGCGCATTCGGCAGATTCGTGAGCGCATCGACGAAATCTTTCTGCTTTTTCCCTTCGAGCGCCCTCTCTATGAGCAAGCGGGGGTCTCTGCGCAACTGTTGCCACATCCCCTGCTTGCGCAGACGGCCGCGGCGCCCAGTAAGGAAGAGGCGCGACGAAAGTTGTGTTTGCAGAACGCTCCAATCCTGGCCCTGTTGCCGGGCAGCCGGCGCAGTGAGCTGCAGCGGCTCGCCGCGCCGATGGCACAGGCAGCGCAGCTTTGGTTACAGGCGCATCCCGAATGGCAGATCGTCGTCGCCCTGGCGCGCGAGGAGCTGCGCCCGCTGTGGCGGGAGCGGGCCGGTCCCCTAGCCGGCCAGATCCAGGAGGTCTGTGGGCAGAGCACAGAGCTGCTCGCGGCGGCCGATCGCGTGCTCGTAGCCTCGGGCACGGCAACCTTGGAAACGGCGCTGCTCGGTCGGCCGGCCGTCGTGCTCTACGCCATGCAGCCGCTGACTTTCGCCGTTGCCAAACGCCTGGTGCGCGTGCCGCACATCGCCCTGCCCAATATCCTCCTGCAGCGTAAAGTGTATCCTGAACTTCTGCAGTCCGAGATCACCCCCGAGCGGGTGGTGAAGGAATTGGAGAATCTCCCCATTGCGGAACAGGAGCAGGCGCTCAAGCCTCTGCGCGGGCTGCTGCAGGGTGACGATAGCGACAGCATCGTGGCGGCCTTACGGCGCATTTTGCTCGGTCAGGAATGA
- a CDS encoding DegT/DnrJ/EryC1/StrS family aminotransferase, with protein sequence MEQQIPMVDLRAHFAPLRQEILAGIGEILDQASFILGAQGRGLETELAEYLGVAHGVACASGTDALLLALRALDIGPGDEVIVPTFTFIATAEAVRYVGATPVFADVDPDYFCVTAAGIAPLITPRTRAIIPVHLYGQAAPMPELVQLAQQHGIPLIEDMAQAIGARLHGQRVGSFGHLACVSFFPSKNLGGAGDGGMVFTNDEALATRLRGLRNHGSWRTYEHEILGYNSRLDEIQALILRKLFQHIDDYNAGRQRAAGLYDAALQDLPLQIPGRRAGAEHVFHQYTLQITERDALRARLHAEGIACGVYYPIPCHQQRAFADLPPSHCPVAESLKDKVLSLPMFPELSSAQVERIAGVIRAHLQGE encoded by the coding sequence ATGGAACAACAAATTCCTATGGTCGATCTACGCGCCCATTTCGCGCCCCTGCGGCAGGAGATCCTGGCAGGAATCGGGGAGATACTGGATCAGGCGAGTTTCATTTTGGGCGCGCAAGGGCGCGGCCTGGAGACGGAGCTGGCGGAATATCTCGGCGTTGCCCATGGCGTTGCTTGTGCCTCGGGTACCGATGCCCTGCTGCTGGCCTTGCGTGCCCTGGACATCGGCCCCGGCGATGAGGTCATCGTTCCCACTTTCACTTTCATCGCCACTGCCGAGGCGGTACGTTACGTTGGCGCGACGCCGGTGTTTGCCGACGTCGATCCCGACTATTTCTGCGTGACGGCGGCAGGCATCGCGCCGCTGATCACGCCCCGTACTCGCGCCATCATCCCGGTGCACCTCTACGGCCAGGCCGCGCCCATGCCCGAGCTCGTGCAGCTTGCGCAACAGCACGGCATTCCGCTCATCGAGGATATGGCGCAAGCCATTGGTGCGCGCCTGCATGGCCAACGGGTCGGTAGCTTTGGCCATCTCGCCTGCGTGTCCTTCTTCCCCAGCAAAAACTTGGGTGGGGCAGGGGATGGGGGGATGGTCTTCACCAACGACGAAGCCCTGGCAACCCGCCTACGCGGCCTGCGTAACCACGGTTCCTGGCGCACCTACGAACATGAAATCTTGGGCTACAACAGCCGCCTGGATGAAATTCAGGCCCTGATCTTGCGGAAGCTGTTTCAGCATATCGATGACTACAATGCTGGTCGCCAACGAGCTGCCGGCCTCTACGATGCTGCTCTGCAGGACTTGCCGCTGCAGATTCCCGGGCGCCGAGCCGGAGCCGAACATGTCTTCCATCAGTACACCCTTCAGATCACGGAACGCGATGCCCTGCGTGCCCGTCTGCACGCCGAAGGGATCGCTTGTGGAGTGTACTATCCCATTCCCTGTCACCAGCAGCGGGCCTTTGCCGATCTGCCGCCCAGCCATTGTCCGGTAGCCGAGAGTCTGAAAGACAAGGTCCTGTCCCTACCGATGTTTCCTGAACTGAGCTCGGCGCAGGTGGAGCGCATTGCCGGAGTGATACGCGCACATCTGCAGGGCGAATGA
- a CDS encoding Gfo/Idh/MocA family oxidoreductase — MRQLRTAVVGVGHLGRFHAQKYARVSQLQGVYDTDGERARSVAQELACRAFSDLGELLAAVDAISIVTPTLQHYAVAREAIARGIHCLVEKPFTFTLAEADDLLRYADAEGVILAVGQIERAQMVMQYLREQKFPAPRYIEAERLAPFKPRSLDVDVIMDLMIHDLDLVLMLTAAQPQEVRAVGVAAVTEQADMANAWVTLGNGSVANLAASRVVREAVRRMRIFWPDRYASVDFLQNRLTFYRRGAGQVPGIPGVIEDVVELQARDALESEITAFLAAVSGQGMPLCTGHEGRAALAAALSVRQAVSAFLSASTLPQQQGE; from the coding sequence GTGAGACAGTTACGAACAGCCGTCGTCGGGGTTGGGCACCTGGGACGCTTCCATGCACAGAAATATGCCCGGGTTTCGCAGTTGCAGGGTGTCTATGACACCGATGGCGAGCGGGCACGGAGCGTCGCTCAAGAGCTTGCTTGTCGCGCATTTTCTGATCTGGGAGAGTTGCTGGCTGCGGTCGATGCCATCTCCATTGTGACGCCAACGCTGCAGCACTACGCAGTGGCGCGTGAGGCAATCGCTCGCGGGATCCATTGCCTGGTGGAAAAGCCCTTTACCTTTACCCTTGCCGAGGCAGACGATCTGCTCCGCTACGCGGACGCGGAAGGGGTAATCCTGGCGGTGGGCCAGATTGAGCGCGCCCAGATGGTCATGCAATACCTGCGGGAACAGAAGTTCCCGGCACCGCGCTACATCGAGGCCGAGCGCTTGGCACCGTTCAAGCCGCGCTCCCTCGATGTCGATGTGATCATGGACTTGATGATCCATGATCTCGACCTGGTCCTGATGCTTACTGCCGCCCAGCCGCAGGAGGTGCGCGCGGTGGGTGTCGCGGCGGTGACCGAACAGGCCGACATGGCCAATGCCTGGGTGACCCTGGGTAATGGGAGCGTGGCCAACCTGGCTGCCTCGCGGGTGGTGCGGGAGGCGGTGCGGCGCATGCGCATTTTCTGGCCAGATCGCTATGCTTCAGTGGATTTTCTGCAAAATCGCCTGACTTTTTACCGCCGCGGTGCCGGACAGGTGCCGGGCATCCCGGGGGTGATCGAGGACGTGGTCGAGCTGCAGGCACGCGATGCCCTGGAAAGTGAAATCACCGCCTTTCTCGCCGCTGTTTCCGGCCAGGGAATGCCGCTCTGCACGGGCCATGAAGGACGGGCTGCACTGGCAGCGGCGCTGTCCGTCCGGCAGGCAGTTAGCGCGTTTTTATCAGCATCTACATTACCCCAGCAGCAGGGAGAATGA
- the lpxA gene encoding acyl-ACP--UDP-N-acetylglucosamine O-acyltransferase: MKAQIDARAAVDPAAIIGDGCIIGPFAVIGPNVEIGEDCRVDAHALIQGPTQIGARNQIFPFASIGTAPQDLGYRGEETRLEIGSGNTFREFVTINRGTVKGGGVTRIGSQNLFMAYCHVAHDCQIGDRVVMANAATLAGHVIVEDDAILGGLSAVHQFARVGAHAILGGGTMAPLDIPPYMMAAGNHAQLHGINVRGLSRRGFTKEQIHTLKRAYRLLFRSGKLLEEAMEEVAREGLDAPETQRLLDFIRSSKRGITRP, translated from the coding sequence ATGAAAGCGCAGATCGACGCACGGGCGGCGGTCGACCCTGCAGCAATAATCGGCGACGGCTGTATCATTGGACCGTTTGCGGTCATCGGTCCAAACGTGGAAATCGGCGAAGACTGCCGGGTGGACGCCCACGCGCTTATTCAAGGGCCCACCCAGATCGGAGCACGCAACCAGATCTTCCCTTTCGCTTCCATTGGTACGGCACCCCAGGATCTTGGTTATCGCGGAGAAGAAACCCGGCTGGAGATCGGTTCCGGCAATACGTTCCGAGAGTTCGTCACCATCAATCGCGGTACCGTGAAAGGCGGTGGTGTGACGCGGATCGGTTCCCAAAACCTGTTCATGGCGTACTGCCACGTGGCGCACGACTGCCAGATTGGCGATCGCGTGGTGATGGCCAATGCAGCGACCCTGGCGGGCCATGTCATCGTTGAGGACGACGCCATCCTGGGCGGTCTTTCCGCAGTACACCAGTTCGCGCGCGTTGGCGCGCACGCTATCCTCGGCGGTGGTACCATGGCGCCGCTGGACATCCCGCCGTACATGATGGCAGCAGGAAATCACGCGCAATTACACGGGATCAACGTACGCGGTCTCAGCCGGCGGGGCTTTACCAAAGAGCAGATCCACACCTTGAAACGCGCGTATCGCCTGCTTTTTCGCTCCGGTAAACTGCTGGAAGAAGCAATGGAGGAAGTGGCGCGCGAAGGCCTCGATGCCCCCGAGACGCAACGCTTGCTGGATTTTATTCGCAGCAGTAAGCGGGGGATTACGCGGCCGTGA